Proteins co-encoded in one Methanotorris formicicus Mc-S-70 genomic window:
- a CDS encoding TIGR00304 family membrane protein has translation MKPILIFLGMILIFIGFFVVTLGMILPSEKIEKTHEEDKKDIQYSGIVMIGPIPIVFGNSPGLMVLSVLILLAMMLWIFLFYMGAKIPK, from the coding sequence ATGAAGCCAATACTAATATTCCTGGGGATGATTCTAATATTCATTGGATTTTTTGTTGTTACATTGGGTATGATTTTACCAAGTGAAAAAATTGAAAAAACTCATGAGGAAGATAAAAAAGATATTCAATATTCAGGTATCGTGATGATAGGGCCTATACCAATTGTCTTTGGTAATTCCCCAGGTTTAATGGTACTTTCCGTTTTGATACTATTGGCTATGATGCTATGGATATTTTTATTTTATATGGGTGCAAAAATCCCAAAATAA
- the guaB gene encoding IMP dehydrogenase yields MFLDKIVNAKMAYTFDDVLLVPNVSYVEPKDTDVSTNLAGLKLNIPILSAAMDTVSEKDMAIALARRGGLAVIHRNMTIEEQVKQVTTVKRADEYIVKDVITISPECSIGEAVRIMDENSVSGLPVVDNNDKLVGIITLRDIKPVKDKGIKVKNVMTKDVVSATEDITHDEALNIMYENRIERLPIVDENNKLIGMITLRDILKRKQYPEAARDKKGRLLVAAACGPYDLERAKALANAGVDAIAIDCAHAHNMRVVEHVKILKKELEGTNVKLIVGNIATKEAAEDLIAAGADVLKVGIGPGSICTTRVVAGVGVPQLTAVAEVSEVAKEHDVPVIADGGIRYSGDIAKAIAAGADAVMLGSLLAGTDEAPGQLMVINGRKYKQYRGMGSLGAMTGGVGAGADRYFQSHMKHVKLVPEGVEGAVPYKGPVSEIIFQLIGGLRASMGYCGVRTIKEMHEKARFVLITPSGQRESHPHDVIITNEAPNYPLGK; encoded by the coding sequence GTGTTCTTAGATAAAATAGTTAATGCTAAAATGGCTTATACTTTTGATGACGTCTTATTGGTTCCTAATGTATCTTATGTAGAACCAAAGGATACTGATGTTTCAACAAATTTGGCAGGGCTAAAGTTAAATATCCCAATTTTATCCGCTGCCATGGATACAGTCTCTGAGAAAGATATGGCAATTGCTTTGGCGAGAAGAGGTGGGCTTGCAGTAATCCACAGGAACATGACAATAGAAGAACAAGTTAAGCAAGTTACTACTGTAAAGAGAGCGGATGAGTATATAGTTAAAGACGTCATAACAATCTCACCGGAATGTAGCATAGGTGAAGCAGTAAGGATTATGGATGAAAATTCAGTGAGTGGTTTGCCAGTTGTTGATAATAACGATAAATTGGTAGGGATTATAACATTGAGGGATATTAAACCGGTAAAAGATAAAGGCATAAAAGTAAAGAACGTGATGACAAAAGATGTTGTTTCAGCAACAGAAGATATAACTCACGATGAGGCATTAAACATAATGTACGAAAACAGGATTGAAAGGTTACCAATAGTCGATGAAAATAACAAATTAATTGGAATGATTACATTAAGGGACATTTTAAAAAGAAAACAATATCCAGAGGCAGCAAGAGATAAAAAAGGTAGATTGTTGGTTGCTGCTGCATGTGGTCCTTATGACTTAGAAAGAGCGAAAGCATTGGCAAATGCTGGGGTTGATGCCATAGCAATAGATTGCGCCCATGCCCACAACATGAGGGTTGTTGAACACGTAAAAATACTCAAAAAAGAATTGGAAGGAACAAATGTAAAGTTAATTGTTGGAAACATTGCTACAAAAGAGGCTGCAGAGGATTTAATCGCAGCAGGGGCAGATGTGTTAAAGGTTGGAATTGGTCCAGGAAGTATCTGCACAACGAGGGTTGTTGCTGGAGTTGGAGTTCCTCAGTTAACTGCAGTTGCTGAAGTATCTGAAGTTGCAAAAGAACATGACGTCCCTGTTATTGCAGATGGAGGAATAAGATATAGTGGAGATATTGCTAAGGCAATTGCTGCTGGTGCAGATGCAGTAATGCTCGGTTCTTTACTTGCTGGAACTGATGAGGCCCCAGGGCAATTAATGGTAATAAATGGGAGAAAATACAAACAATATAGGGGGATGGGTTCATTGGGGGCAATGACTGGTGGAGTTGGAGCAGGGGCAGACAGATACTTCCAAAGCCACATGAAGCATGTCAAACTCGTTCCTGAAGGTGTTGAAGGAGCAGTTCCATACAAAGGTCCTGTGAGTGAGATTATATTCCAACTTATTGGTGGTTTAAGGGCATCTATGGGCTACTGTGGAGTGAGAACAATAAAAGAAATGCACGAAAAAGCAAGATTCGTCTTAATAACCCCAAGTGGTCAAAGAGAGAGCCATCCACACGATGTAATTATAACCAATGAGGCTCCAAACTATCCATTAGGGAAATAA
- a CDS encoding Sjogren's syndrome/scleroderma autoantigen 1 family protein, giving the protein MDVVQIMSKELLKGAKMLGEHCEKCGTPLFEKDGEVYCPICKIKGNEKKTEYISKLNEGNRQEEILEDKINYLLERLKDENEVSRIIEIGKALEILLRVKELIEK; this is encoded by the coding sequence ATGGATGTTGTGCAAATAATGTCCAAGGAGTTATTAAAAGGAGCAAAGATGCTCGGTGAGCATTGTGAAAAGTGTGGAACCCCTTTGTTTGAGAAGGATGGTGAAGTTTACTGTCCAATATGTAAAATTAAAGGAAATGAGAAGAAAACAGAATATATTTCCAAATTGAATGAGGGGAATAGACAGGAAGAAATTTTAGAAGATAAAATTAACTATCTTTTGGAGAGATTAAAGGATGAAAATGAAGTTAGTAGAATAATTGAAATAGGAAAAGCGTTAGAGATTTTATTGAGGGTTAAAGAACTTATTGAAAAATAA
- a CDS encoding MBL fold metallo-hydrolase, with protein MIYKLNGMYYDANSYLIAGKKNILIDPGTPGNFEFLKNQIEEIVKDIDLIINTHCHYDHVGSDYLFEDYFDVPIVIHDSEVEHLKKGDDVTVSWLFNANLNPPREIIPIGEVKDELNKIGIEIIHTPGHTKGSISLVFEDKMITGDTLFAYGVGRWDLPTGSLIELRTSIEKLERIANQKELTQIYPGHGEVGDLGSFDRAKMFI; from the coding sequence ATGATATATAAACTCAATGGTATGTACTATGATGCAAATTCCTATTTGATTGCAGGAAAGAAGAATATCTTAATTGACCCAGGAACTCCGGGAAATTTTGAATTTTTAAAAAATCAAATAGAAGAAATTGTGAAGGATATTGATTTGATAATAAATACACACTGTCATTACGACCATGTAGGAAGTGATTATTTGTTTGAGGATTATTTTGATGTTCCAATAGTTATCCATGATTCAGAGGTTGAGCATTTAAAAAAAGGAGATGATGTTACAGTTTCATGGCTTTTTAATGCCAACCTTAATCCCCCAAGGGAGATTATTCCAATTGGCGAAGTTAAAGATGAGTTGAATAAAATTGGAATTGAAATCATACACACCCCTGGACATACAAAGGGCAGCATTTCCTTAGTATTTGAGGATAAGATGATTACTGGAGATACATTATTTGCCTATGGTGTTGGAAGATGGGATTTACCAACTGGAAGTTTGATTGAGTTAAGAACCTCTATTGAAAAACTTGAGAGAATTGCAAATCAAAAGGAACTAACTCAAATCTATCCTGGGCATGGTGAAGTTGGGGATTTAGGATCTTTTGATAGGGCAAAAATGTTCATTTAG